One Vallitalea pronyensis genomic region harbors:
- a CDS encoding Holliday junction resolvase RecU, giving the protein MAYWQTRGLRGSTLEELINYTNEKYRDKGLGLIQKIPTPIKPIKIDQKSRHISLAYFEQKSTVDYIGVVQGISICFDAKETTKELLPLCNIHEHQMMFMEDFEKQGGIAFILVYFSKYNEYYYLPYTFIKDYWDKAKLGGRKSIPYKDMNPQYQIATKDGVYLHFLEQLQYYLSTLDE; this is encoded by the coding sequence ATGGCATATTGGCAGACCCGTGGTTTGAGAGGGAGCACTTTAGAGGAATTAATTAATTATACAAACGAAAAGTATCGTGACAAGGGATTAGGACTGATACAAAAAATACCTACCCCTATTAAGCCCATTAAGATTGATCAAAAAAGCAGGCATATATCCTTGGCTTATTTTGAACAGAAGAGTACAGTGGATTATATTGGTGTTGTGCAAGGCATTAGTATTTGTTTTGATGCGAAAGAGACCACGAAAGAACTACTGCCCCTATGTAATATTCATGAACATCAGATGATGTTTATGGAGGATTTTGAAAAACAGGGTGGTATTGCCTTTATTCTTGTTTATTTTTCCAAATATAATGAATACTATTATCTTCCTTATACATTTATTAAAGACTATTGGGATAAGGCTAAGTTAGGGGGACGTAAATCCATACCCTATAAAGATATGAACCCACAATATCAAATAGCCACAAAAGATGGTGTGTATCTTCATTTTTTAGAACAACTACAATATTATTTGTCTACGTTGGATGAATAA
- the thiC gene encoding phosphomethylpyrimidine synthase ThiC: MTFNKDIYLVTQDGLTYDELIYKTELAIKHGATILQYRCKSTDKKKLMKEARALKAICAHHGVTFIINDHVEIAVELGADGVHLGQHDTNLSSARALLGDNAIIGITAKTVDQARNAQQHGADYLGVGALFPTTTKVNAIPMSMDTLHAIRKEVPIPLVGIGGISSSNLTDDIIRNVDAIAVVSEIYNAAHIPHAMNNLIKAYRKERIIMEYTTQMDAAKKGIITKEMKLVAKKENMDPRVLMGRIAKGTVVIPANKNHTNIDPEGVGEGLRTKINVNLGISKDSYDLEREYDKVRTAIAMKVESIMDLSNYGKTIAFRKKLIDMSPAMIGTVPVYDALGFYEKELKDISANEFLEVVEQHGKDGVDFVTIHAGINEETANTFRRNPRLMNLVSRGGSLMFAWMQLNGQENPFYEHYDALLDICAKYDITISLGDACRPGAIADSTDASQIKELIVLGELTKRAWAKNVQVMIEGPGHMAIDEIEANMLLEKKLCHGAPFYVLGPLVTDIAPGYDHITGAIGGAIAASSGADFLCYVTPAEHLRLPTLEDMKEGIIATRIAAHAGDIAKKIPKAREWDNRMSYARQQLDWDKMLNLAIDPEKARAYRESSKPEDEKTCTMCGKMCAVRNLNKVLNGEDINILRD; this comes from the coding sequence ATGACATTCAATAAGGATATCTATCTGGTGACACAAGACGGGTTAACATATGATGAACTTATTTATAAAACGGAACTTGCTATTAAACATGGTGCAACCATTCTGCAATATCGGTGTAAAAGTACTGACAAAAAGAAACTCATGAAAGAAGCACGCGCATTGAAAGCAATATGCGCTCATCATGGTGTGACCTTTATTATTAATGATCATGTGGAAATAGCTGTAGAGCTTGGGGCAGATGGGGTACATTTAGGGCAGCATGATACAAATCTATCATCTGCAAGAGCTCTATTGGGAGATAACGCTATTATTGGCATAACAGCTAAGACTGTGGATCAAGCAAGAAACGCCCAGCAGCATGGTGCAGATTACTTAGGCGTAGGGGCTTTGTTTCCAACGACAACAAAAGTAAATGCTATACCTATGTCCATGGACACGTTGCATGCTATTAGAAAAGAAGTGCCTATACCCCTTGTAGGTATTGGTGGTATCTCCTCATCTAATTTAACAGATGACATCATCAGAAACGTGGATGCTATAGCTGTTGTGTCAGAGATTTATAACGCTGCTCATATACCTCATGCTATGAATAACTTGATAAAAGCTTATAGGAAGGAACGGATAATCATGGAATATACAACACAAATGGATGCGGCAAAAAAAGGCATCATCACAAAAGAAATGAAACTTGTAGCCAAAAAAGAAAACATGGACCCACGGGTACTCATGGGAAGAATTGCTAAAGGAACAGTGGTTATACCGGCTAATAAAAATCATACAAATATTGACCCAGAAGGTGTGGGTGAAGGCTTAAGAACAAAAATAAACGTGAATCTAGGTATATCCAAAGACAGTTATGACTTAGAGCGGGAATATGACAAAGTACGAACCGCTATTGCCATGAAAGTTGAATCCATTATGGACTTAAGTAATTATGGGAAAACCATAGCGTTTCGTAAGAAGCTCATTGATATGTCACCAGCGATGATTGGTACCGTACCTGTCTATGATGCTCTAGGCTTTTATGAAAAAGAATTAAAGGATATATCCGCTAATGAATTTTTAGAAGTTGTTGAACAGCATGGTAAAGACGGTGTGGATTTTGTGACCATACATGCAGGCATTAATGAAGAGACAGCCAATACTTTTAGACGCAATCCACGCTTAATGAACTTGGTTTCCAGAGGTGGCTCTCTCATGTTTGCTTGGATGCAATTAAATGGGCAGGAAAATCCATTCTATGAGCATTATGACGCATTACTTGACATATGTGCCAAGTATGACATCACCATTAGTCTTGGGGATGCATGTCGTCCTGGTGCCATTGCAGATTCCACCGATGCAAGTCAGATTAAAGAATTAATCGTACTTGGGGAACTTACTAAGCGAGCTTGGGCAAAGAATGTACAAGTGATGATTGAAGGTCCAGGTCATATGGCAATTGATGAAATTGAAGCTAACATGCTCTTAGAAAAGAAGTTATGCCATGGTGCGCCTTTCTATGTTCTTGGTCCTTTAGTTACAGATATAGCCCCAGGTTATGACCATATAACTGGTGCAATAGGTGGTGCTATAGCAGCATCAAGTGGTGCAGATTTCTTATGTTATGTAACGCCAGCTGAGCATTTGCGACTACCCACATTAGAAGACATGAAAGAAGGTATTATCGCAACCAGGATTGCAGCACATGCAGGAGATATAGCAAAAAAAATACCTAAAGCACGTGAATGGGATAACCGTATGAGTTATGCTAGACAGCAGCTAGATTGGGATAAAATGCTTAACTTAGCCATCGATCCAGAGAAGGCTAGAGCCTATCGAGAAAGTTCCAAACCAGAGGATGAAAAAACATGTACCATGTGTGGGAAAATGTGTGCTGTTCGAAATCTGAACAAAGTATTAAATGGTGAAGACATTAATATATTAAGGGACTAA
- a CDS encoding ATP-binding cassette domain-containing protein, producing the protein MNGNVMIEISNLCKSFNEVEVLKGIDLKVEKGSIFALLGSNGAGKTTMIKILSTLLKPDGGTVKLAGIDVAKKPSEVKKHIALTGQYAAVDEILTGRENLDMIGKLLDIDNRKEKVEMLLMKFKLLEDANRRVSTYSGGMKRKIDIAMSLIGRPSVIFLDEPTTGLDPMSRKSMWKMIKELSETGITIFLTTQYLDEAEYLADKIAIVNGGVIIAEGTNDELKDIIASNIIKLSFGSEEDTYKAQLILKDYHPVMDVNSCELKIETHESMVQVFEVFDVLKNHHIKIKNFEKKKASLEEVFLKVISEDSEREACNAIGD; encoded by the coding sequence TTGAATGGAAATGTAATGATTGAGATATCAAATTTATGTAAATCCTTTAATGAAGTTGAAGTATTGAAAGGCATAGATCTGAAAGTGGAAAAAGGAAGTATTTTTGCATTGCTAGGTTCAAATGGTGCTGGTAAAACAACCATGATAAAAATTTTGTCCACATTGCTGAAACCAGATGGTGGTACAGTGAAACTTGCAGGTATAGATGTGGCTAAAAAACCCAGTGAAGTGAAGAAGCATATTGCTTTAACCGGACAGTATGCTGCAGTTGATGAAATACTAACCGGTAGAGAGAACCTAGACATGATAGGTAAACTTCTAGATATTGATAATCGAAAAGAAAAAGTCGAGATGCTTCTAATGAAATTCAAGTTGTTGGAAGATGCTAATCGACGAGTGTCAACATACTCTGGTGGTATGAAAAGAAAAATTGATATAGCTATGAGCTTAATAGGAAGGCCAAGTGTTATCTTTTTAGATGAACCTACAACAGGGTTGGACCCTATGAGTAGAAAGTCCATGTGGAAAATGATTAAGGAATTATCTGAAACAGGCATCACCATATTTCTGACAACCCAGTACCTGGATGAGGCTGAATATTTAGCTGATAAAATTGCCATAGTCAATGGAGGGGTAATCATTGCAGAAGGCACCAATGATGAACTAAAGGATATTATTGCAAGTAATATCATCAAATTGTCATTTGGGTCAGAGGAAGACACCTATAAAGCTCAATTGATATTGAAGGACTATCATCCGGTAATGGATGTCAATAGTTGCGAGTTAAAGATAGAGACCCATGAATCTATGGTTCAAGTGTTTGAAGTTTTTGATGTATTAAAAAACCACCATATTAAGATTAAAAACTTTGAGAAGAAAAAAGCATCCTTGGAAGAGGTATTTTTGAAAGTGATTAGTGAAGACAGTGAAAGGGAGGCTTGCAATGCAATCGGTGATTAA
- a CDS encoding ABC transporter permease gives MQSVIKRNLKQIQVMVKRDLLHLIRNSEALMMIIFLPIMVTAVFVYIFGGALGPGGDRIEYLRYVLPGILVMQPAVVAYMTGVSVNNDMSKGIIDRFRTMDISQSSVLSGHIIASLVRNLMGAIIVILFAYAIGFRTDISILHWFATAAMTMLYILMISMISMMIGLLGSNVESVGGMMMFVQFMPYVSSALIPTETMPKVLRYFADHQPITHVINTIRGLMLGTEIGSDLISAIIWCIGIILICFIISKYTYEHKTSKPVSS, from the coding sequence ATGCAATCGGTGATTAAAAGGAATTTGAAGCAAATACAGGTTATGGTAAAGAGAGATTTATTACACTTGATTCGTAACTCAGAAGCCTTGATGATGATAATTTTCCTACCTATTATGGTAACAGCGGTATTTGTATATATTTTTGGTGGAGCATTAGGCCCTGGTGGAGACAGAATAGAATATCTAAGATATGTATTGCCTGGAATCCTGGTTATGCAGCCTGCTGTCGTTGCATATATGACAGGCGTTAGTGTTAACAATGATATGTCAAAGGGGATAATCGACAGGTTCAGAACCATGGATATAAGTCAGTCTTCCGTTTTATCGGGGCATATTATTGCATCTTTGGTCCGTAATCTTATGGGGGCAATTATCGTTATACTTTTCGCATATGCCATCGGATTTAGAACAGATATATCAATTCTTCATTGGTTTGCCACAGCTGCTATGACGATGCTATATATTTTGATGATATCCATGATATCCATGATGATTGGATTGCTTGGCAGTAATGTTGAATCAGTAGGTGGCATGATGATGTTTGTGCAGTTTATGCCTTATGTGAGTTCAGCTCTTATTCCTACCGAAACCATGCCAAAGGTATTAAGATACTTTGCTGACCATCAGCCAATTACTCACGTCATCAACACGATTAGAGGGTTGATGCTTGGTACAGAAATTGGTAGCGATTTGATTAGCGCCATCATATGGTGTATAGGAATCATATTGATTTGCTTCATCATATCTAAGTATACGTATGAACATAAGACCTCTAAACCAGTGTCTTCATAA
- the queG gene encoding tRNA epoxyqueuosine(34) reductase QueG: MENGKALQEALIAYSQDIGVDAIGFCTAAPFFEIEDCLYHREAQGYMCDLESKDYKRKIYPQQTMKNAKSFLVILEAYDVHNKNHDHEDDKLRGHISMTAVSKDYHNILMEKLEKLAVFLKSKVPCETMAFVDISPFSDRAIACRAGLGFIGKNAMLIHKSYGSKVFIGYVLTDYALCKEDCKGTIDCGTCHKCVEACPTQAIVGDKNVNCNKCLSYLTQHKGHIAAEVKNKMGKQIYGCDVCQIVCPYNKVRNKVLEPIITPYPEHESLLSISNKVFKDTYGKTASGWRGKKILQRNSIIALGNSSNKEALHILEKIMDDPRADIRKEIIDAIWRLGFSDGISLLNKMKTCEKDITLLKDMEKAIAGLQEKHRFMEG, from the coding sequence ATGGAAAATGGTAAAGCTTTGCAAGAAGCGTTAATTGCATATAGTCAGGATATAGGGGTAGATGCTATAGGGTTTTGCACAGCAGCCCCCTTTTTTGAAATAGAGGACTGTCTTTACCACAGAGAAGCACAAGGGTATATGTGTGATCTGGAGTCAAAGGATTATAAACGAAAAATATATCCTCAGCAAACCATGAAAAATGCCAAATCTTTTCTGGTTATATTAGAGGCTTATGACGTACACAACAAGAACCATGATCATGAAGATGATAAGTTAAGAGGTCATATTAGCATGACTGCTGTTTCTAAGGACTATCATAATATCCTTATGGAAAAACTAGAAAAATTGGCAGTTTTTTTGAAAAGCAAAGTACCTTGTGAAACTATGGCTTTTGTGGATATAAGCCCATTTTCTGACCGAGCCATAGCTTGTCGAGCAGGTTTGGGTTTTATCGGTAAGAATGCCATGCTCATTCATAAATCCTATGGGTCAAAAGTGTTTATTGGGTATGTTTTAACGGATTATGCTTTATGTAAGGAAGATTGTAAAGGTACCATAGATTGTGGTACTTGCCATAAGTGTGTAGAGGCTTGCCCAACCCAAGCCATTGTAGGTGATAAAAATGTAAATTGTAATAAGTGCTTGTCTTACTTAACACAACATAAAGGCCATATAGCCGCTGAAGTAAAAAACAAGATGGGTAAGCAGATATATGGCTGTGATGTATGCCAGATAGTATGTCCATATAACAAAGTGCGTAATAAGGTACTGGAACCGATTATAACACCTTATCCAGAACATGAATCGTTACTTTCTATATCGAATAAAGTATTTAAGGATACTTATGGGAAAACCGCATCTGGATGGCGAGGTAAGAAAATCTTACAGCGCAATAGCATTATAGCATTAGGTAATAGTAGTAACAAAGAAGCCCTTCATATACTTGAAAAAATAATGGATGATCCAAGGGCGGATATAAGAAAAGAAATAATCGATGCCATATGGCGCTTAGGATTCAGCGATGGCATAAGCTTATTGAATAAGATGAAAACCTGTGAAAAGGACATAACTTTATTAAAGGACATGGAAAAAGCTATAGCAGGGCTACAAGAAAAACATAGATTTATGGAGGGGTGA
- a CDS encoding GNAT family N-acetyltransferase, translating into MFEYKINKDLSLRLVHVLDSEEVYQLIDESRAHLKKWLTWVDLIKSVRDCRYSALKAMDQYAENNGFQCNIIYSGKIVGRIGLHGINWGDKSTSIGYWLGKKYVGRGIMTTCCDGLLKLVFNQLKLNKVYIYVDEKNTKSRAIPKRLNFKEVSIKNNAQIFTGSYVKHVRYIMTRERYFQPY; encoded by the coding sequence ATGTTTGAATATAAAATTAACAAAGATTTATCCCTACGATTAGTCCATGTTTTGGATTCAGAAGAGGTCTATCAATTAATTGATGAGTCAAGAGCACATCTGAAAAAATGGCTCACTTGGGTGGATTTAATAAAAAGCGTAAGGGATTGTCGATACTCAGCATTAAAAGCTATGGATCAGTATGCCGAAAACAATGGCTTTCAGTGCAATATAATATATAGTGGTAAAATTGTTGGTCGTATTGGTCTACATGGTATTAATTGGGGAGATAAGTCCACTTCAATTGGTTATTGGTTAGGCAAAAAATATGTGGGAAGAGGGATTATGACCACATGTTGTGATGGCTTATTAAAACTTGTTTTCAACCAGCTAAAGCTTAATAAAGTCTATATCTACGTGGATGAAAAAAATACGAAAAGTCGAGCAATTCCTAAACGACTGAACTTCAAAGAAGTAAGCATTAAAAACAATGCTCAGATTTTTACAGGCAGTTATGTGAAGCACGTACGTTATATCATGACCCGAGAAAGATATTTTCAACCCTATTAA
- a CDS encoding LytTR family DNA-binding domain-containing protein, whose amino-acid sequence MKIRIEVDTKTNETEVIIRCSEVNNKILKLESRLSQLITPKTQIIFYKNEQEYYISPSDILFFETNTNGVTAHTVNEIYDVKFKLYELEKILPDAFVRVSKSTIANSNKVYSILRNITSASRVEFLNTHKKIYVSRKYYKELRAKLLEKRNRYE is encoded by the coding sequence ATGAAAATAAGAATTGAAGTGGATACTAAAACAAATGAAACGGAAGTGATTATCAGGTGTAGCGAGGTCAATAATAAAATACTTAAATTAGAGTCTCGCCTATCCCAACTGATAACCCCAAAAACCCAGATTATCTTTTATAAGAACGAACAGGAATATTACATATCGCCAAGTGATATACTGTTTTTCGAGACGAATACAAATGGGGTGACTGCCCATACTGTTAATGAAATATATGACGTAAAATTCAAGCTTTATGAGTTAGAAAAAATTCTACCGGATGCGTTTGTTCGGGTATCAAAATCCACCATAGCGAATAGTAATAAAGTGTATTCCATATTGCGCAATATAACATCTGCAAGTAGGGTTGAATTTCTGAATACACATAAAAAAATATATGTTTCAAGAAAGTATTACAAGGAGTTAAGAGCAAAACTATTGGAAAAGAGGAATAGATATGAGTAA
- the thiM gene encoding hydroxyethylthiazole kinase, translated as MNNTDQEIYKKIYESTEKPLIHYITNYVTVNDMANMTLAFGGSPIMAEAVEELEEITRQCQCLVINIGTITSDKVTAIHDAIAIANRHHIPVIIDPVGVAATSYRKKMIMDILETFHVDIIKGNGSEIKAILGLTTQAKGVDGEALEQTELTDIGVAVAKRYNAVVAITGKDDMVCSASKVAIVKGDTPRLTEITGTGCMISTLISVAYARCKDPFASSVYGMLAMHTAASDVEELLDVNQGIGSYKVMLFDAIYKRRHTNLLDGGGVVYHDIQ; from the coding sequence ATGAATAATACCGATCAAGAAATCTATAAAAAAATCTATGAAAGTACAGAAAAACCGCTTATTCACTATATCACCAATTATGTGACAGTGAATGATATGGCAAATATGACGCTAGCTTTTGGGGGAAGTCCCATTATGGCTGAAGCTGTGGAAGAGCTAGAAGAGATTACTAGGCAGTGCCAGTGTTTAGTCATTAACATTGGGACCATTACTTCAGATAAAGTAACTGCTATACATGATGCCATTGCCATTGCCAATAGGCATCATATACCTGTTATCATTGACCCTGTAGGTGTAGCGGCAACCTCCTACCGTAAAAAGATGATTATGGATATATTAGAAACATTTCATGTGGATATTATTAAAGGTAATGGCTCAGAAATAAAAGCGATACTTGGATTGACAACACAAGCAAAAGGGGTAGATGGTGAAGCATTAGAACAAACAGAATTAACTGACATTGGTGTGGCAGTAGCCAAGAGATACAATGCTGTTGTAGCCATAACGGGAAAAGACGACATGGTATGTTCTGCTTCAAAAGTGGCAATCGTTAAGGGAGATACGCCCAGATTAACAGAGATCACTGGAACAGGGTGCATGATATCCACACTGATAAGTGTTGCTTATGCCCGTTGTAAAGACCCATTTGCCAGCAGTGTCTACGGCATGTTGGCTATGCATACAGCGGCATCAGATGTGGAAGAGCTTCTAGACGTCAATCAAGGAATTGGTTCATACAAAGTCATGTTGTTTGATGCCATCTATAAAAGAAGACATACAAATCTATTAGATGGAGGAGGGGTTGTGTATCATGACATTCAATAA
- the thiD gene encoding bifunctional hydroxymethylpyrimidine kinase/phosphomethylpyrimidine kinase, with amino-acid sequence MKTALTIAGSDSSGGAGIQGDLKTFAAHGVYGMSVITAITAQNTVRVSHIQGLDPLTIEKQIDAIFSDIQVGSVKIGMLYNKRIVHAVLNTLKKYTMPPIVLDPVMVSTTGRILLKGDAITMMVEELFPICHMITPNILEAELITKMPIKNIDDMKKACIRLHKQGPKNVLVKGGHLKDTATDIYYNGYDFISYEHERIPNTNTHGTGCALSSAIAANWSIGYPSHVAIQRAKSYISKAIQGGFSIGSGDGPIKHFPKGVYNE; translated from the coding sequence ATGAAAACAGCTTTAACAATAGCTGGTTCTGATAGTAGTGGAGGTGCAGGGATACAGGGAGACTTAAAAACTTTTGCAGCCCATGGTGTGTACGGTATGAGTGTGATTACAGCTATTACGGCACAAAATACAGTACGCGTGTCTCATATTCAAGGGCTTGACCCTTTGACCATAGAGAAACAGATTGATGCTATTTTTAGTGACATTCAGGTAGGCAGCGTCAAAATAGGTATGCTATATAATAAGCGTATCGTTCATGCAGTGTTAAATACTTTAAAAAAGTATACCATGCCTCCTATTGTGTTAGACCCTGTTATGGTATCGACCACTGGCAGAATCCTCTTAAAAGGCGATGCAATCACCATGATGGTTGAAGAGCTTTTTCCCATATGCCATATGATTACACCCAATATATTAGAAGCTGAACTCATCACCAAGATGCCTATTAAGAACATAGACGATATGAAAAAAGCTTGTATACGCTTACACAAACAGGGGCCAAAGAATGTCTTGGTGAAAGGTGGTCACTTGAAAGATACAGCCACGGACATTTATTATAATGGTTATGATTTTATAAGCTATGAACATGAACGTATCCCTAATACGAACACCCATGGTACAGGGTGTGCTTTATCTTCTGCTATAGCAGCTAACTGGAGTATAGGGTATCCTTCACATGTGGCTATTCAACGAGCTAAAAGCTACATCAGCAAAGCCATTCAAGGTGGTTTTTCAATAGGCAGTGGAGATGGACCCATTAAGCATTTTCCGAAAGGAGTATATAATGAATAA
- a CDS encoding RluA family pseudouridine synthase: protein MMKEIIVNKDESNQRADKYLMKYFSKASKGFIYKMLRKKRIKLNGKRIQGHEILQKNDGIQLFMAEETIEKFSLHAHVPTPNMPITFKVLYEDEHILVCHKPAGLLSQPDQGGERSLVDEITSYLIQKGDYDPNVTKGFRPGICNRLDRNTSGIVLSGKNLQALQALNGLIAHKKIDKHYQCIVSGFVSKKNSIEGYLNKDNQHNRVHVTKDQNLGHYIQTIYQPLTDNKAYSLLDVQIITGKSHQIRAHLSSIGHPLIGDYKYGKKNINDRFKKEYGLKHHLLHAYRIVFHVDSGILSYLDGKEMMDPVDDTFKAIANELFGTNRESKKRR from the coding sequence ATGATGAAAGAAATAATCGTTAATAAAGATGAAAGTAATCAAAGAGCCGATAAATACCTAATGAAGTATTTTAGTAAAGCATCTAAAGGCTTTATTTATAAAATGTTGCGAAAAAAAAGAATTAAGCTCAATGGAAAACGTATCCAAGGTCATGAAATATTACAAAAAAATGATGGTATCCAACTGTTTATGGCAGAAGAAACCATTGAAAAATTTAGTTTACATGCTCACGTTCCCACACCCAACATGCCCATAACATTTAAGGTGTTATATGAAGATGAGCATATCCTTGTTTGTCATAAACCTGCTGGCCTTTTATCCCAACCTGACCAAGGCGGAGAACGGTCATTAGTGGATGAGATTACATCTTATCTCATACAAAAAGGTGACTATGACCCAAACGTTACAAAAGGGTTTCGGCCAGGTATTTGCAACCGTTTAGATCGTAATACAAGCGGTATTGTGTTAAGTGGTAAAAATCTACAAGCCCTACAAGCCCTTAATGGACTTATTGCCCATAAAAAAATAGATAAACATTATCAATGTATTGTTTCTGGTTTTGTTTCTAAGAAAAACAGCATTGAAGGTTATTTAAATAAAGACAATCAACATAATCGGGTACACGTCACCAAAGACCAAAACCTTGGTCACTACATTCAAACAATTTACCAACCACTGACGGATAATAAAGCATATTCTTTGTTAGATGTGCAAATTATTACGGGTAAATCCCATCAAATTCGTGCACACCTAAGCAGTATAGGACATCCGCTTATTGGTGATTATAAATATGGAAAGAAAAACATAAATGACCGGTTTAAAAAGGAATATGGCTTGAAGCATCATTTATTGCATGCTTATCGCATTGTTTTTCATGTGGACAGTGGTATACTGTCTTATTTGGATGGAAAAGAGATGATGGACCCTGTTGATGACACATTCAAAGCAATAGCCAATGAGTTATTTGGCACAAATAGAGAAAGCAAAAAACGTCGTTAA